The Mercenaria mercenaria strain notata chromosome 8, MADL_Memer_1, whole genome shotgun sequence genome has a segment encoding these proteins:
- the LOC128558866 gene encoding uncharacterized protein LOC128558866 codes for MIIGRHKFSMSITEKDIACLKELNSDSEFRKMGSMILAKHAEHVCFDKDDFRIEEGKSRSFASYIVLDMICRKCVMENVDIEEAYPALEESKGELLIICVSKQRTCLSEYKRFSTREISFDGTSTESLEAENVLDKDDENVKDLIRRYGIEVNETLSHHVLRLMERHSNLEAARVSFVRSTKTGYDYSEPCIVLYCLGKTLVPYGEDLFPVSLQHPKTYRTFKTDVREGYFTTCLNEATLRHQELAMGCSIGEKGVNACGTLGPLVEFVKNGDMGFLTVRHLFEPITKPDNHIQGTEVVQPSDGDVISPSSSSDDRICGIVVTSNVGGETDAALIRIYPDRIPQRGKFISVDEDDLNFAGFRSNHQLTFDDGATTDARTLTTEDMATRRIIKIGSATGLTKGTLSTTDGAVRERAKEMMYDYNGRRYPIIINNLLCVDSYYTKIFCQKGDSGSAVFLVEDDANNSLKCIGMVIGNIENDCAGVITPIQNILSVLQNKCGEKLRLKEFKFEKMQG; via the exons ATGATCATTGGGAGACATAAATTTTCGATGTCAATTACAGAAAAAGATATAGCTTGTCTGAAAGAATTAAATTCAGATAGTGAATTTCGAAAAATGGGTTCAATGATTTTAGCAAAACATGCagaacatgtttgttttgataaagacGATTTTCGAATTGAGGAAGGAAAATCAAGGTCATTCGCATCGTACATTGTTTTAGATATGATTTGTCGTAAGTGCGTGATGGAAAACGTCGATATTGAAGAAGCTTATCCTGCTTTGGAAGAGAGCAAGGGCGAGCTATTGATCATTTGTGTTTCAAAACAAAGAACTTGCCTATCAGAGTACAAACGATTCAGTACAAGAGAAATATCATTTGATGGTACATCGACAGAATCGCTGGAGGCAGAAAACGTTCTTGATAAAGATGATGAAAATGTAAAAGATTTGATTAGACGGTATGGCATTGAGGTCAATGAAACATTGTCTCATCATGTATTAAGACTTATGGAAAGACATAGTAACTTAGAAGCAGCTAGAGTGAGTTTTGTTCGTTCCACAAAAACAGGCTATGACTATTCCGAGCCATGTATCGTGTTATATTGTTTGGGCAAAACGTTAGTACCATATGGTGAAGATTTATTTCCTGTTTCCCTACAGCACCCGAAAACATACAGGACTTTTAAAACAGATGTTCGCGAAGGATATTTTACAACTTGCCTGAATGAGGCTACATTAAGACATCAGGAGCTAGCTATGGGCTGTAGCATTGGAGAAAAGGGAGTGAACGCCTGTGGTACACTCGGGCCACTGGTTGAATTCGTCAAAAACGGCGATATGGGGTTCCTGACAGTAAGACATCTATTCGAACCCATTACTAAACCTGACAATCATATCCAAGGTACGGAAGTTGTTCAGCCCTCAGATGGTGATGTTATATCACCCAGTTCTAGCAGTGATGACAGAATATGCGGGATAGTTGTCACTAGTAACGTTGGAGGCGAAACAGATGCCGCGCTTATACGGATCTACCCTGATAGAATTCCACAGAGGGGAAAATTTATCAGTGTCGATGAAGATGATCTGAACTTTGCTG GTTTCCGAAGTAATCATCAACTCACTTTTGATGATGGTGCAACTACTGATGCAAGAACACTAACTACAGAGGATATGGCTACAAGAAGAATCATCAAAATTGGAAGTGCTACTGGTCTAACGAAAGGTACGCTATCAACTACGGATGGAGCTGTTAGGGAGAGAGCGAAAGAAATGATGTATGATTACAATGGTCGGAGATATCCAATTATTATAAACAATCTGTTGTGTGTTGACTCTTactacacaaaaatattttgtcaaaaggGAGATTCAGGTTCAGCAGTATTTTTAGTTGAAGATGATGCGAACAATTCCTTGAAATGTATAGGCATGGTAATTGGAAATATCGAAAACGACTGTGCAGGCGTGATCACACCTATACAAAATATTCTTTCTGTCTTGCAAAACAAGTGTGGAGAGAAGTTACGACTTAAAGAGTTTAAATTTGAGAAAATGCAGGGATAG